One Brachyspira hampsonii genomic window, GGTACTTTAAGACAGGAAAGATGGCAAGATAAAGATACTAATACTGCAAGATCTAAAGTAAGAATCATTATGCAGTCTATGCAGATGCTTGGAACTTCTGCTAATGCTGCTCCTGGTATGGATACAGCCTATTCTCCTTCTGCTTCTAGCGGAAATGTTGATTTAGGCAGTTTTGAAGATGATGATGAAGTACCATTTTAATAATTAATTCAATTTTTTAGGAGAAAAACAATGGATTTAGAAAATAATAATGTAGAAAATAATAATAACGAAGAAGAGGTGAAAACTAAAGCTGAAAGAAAGCCTCATTTCAATAAAGAAGCTAATGAAAAAGACGGAAGAAAAAAATTCTTTAAGAAAAAAGTTTGCTATTTCTGCAAAAATAATATTGATGTTTTAGATTATAAAGATATCAAATTATTAA contains:
- the rpsR gene encoding 30S ribosomal protein S18, giving the protein MDLENNNVENNNNEEEVKTKAERKPHFNKEANEKDGRKKFFKKKVCYFCKNNIDVLDYKDIKLLKRYVKDSGKIIPKRLNGTCSKHQRLVTKAIKRARNIALLPYETRY